In Lolium perenne isolate Kyuss_39 chromosome 5, Kyuss_2.0, whole genome shotgun sequence, the sequence ATGATTTTCAAAATACAGATGTATCTCTCGGAAATCCACTAATTTGGCTCATAGGTGTAGATGCACCTATTGTCGAAAAAACATATTTTAAATgtcgaaaaatttcagaaaaaaatcggggTGTACTTTGACATGTTCTATGCCTGCACACAAAGGGTCATGAAAAAATATTAATTTATGTGGCCTGTGCAAAAAAGACAATTTCTTGTGCTCTGAAAAAATTTACTACGAGACATTTATTTATCTTTTTTAATATGCCACGTAAAAAAATTCCTGCAAAACTTTTGTGCTCTAACATGGGATGTCCGTAGTGGCGGAGCCAGAACATCAACCATGTGTAGTCATGTTAAAGTTGTGTAGTCAAATACATGTATTTGTATAAATTTTAAATTATTTTTTACACATTTTAAACTTGTATTGCCAAAAAAATGTGTAGTCAAATGACTACACAGCCTAAGTGTAGATCCGCCACTGGATATCCGTATGCACACCGAAGAATTTTATTTGAAATTTTTTTACATTTTGAAATTGACTTAAAATTTATTTTTCctacacctatgagccaaaacgccatGTCCTGTATCTCTGGACTGAAATGCGTCTACATATATTTGTGTCTAGATAACTCTGCGTCACTTATGTAGGTACGGATGCAGTACATGTTAATTGTCTGCCAACAGCCCAAGGTTATATGTTAATCGCTTGAAGTCAAAGCTTAAGTAATATGCGGTCTATATAAACACGTACGCGTGGCCGAAGTAAAGGGCATCGCTTCCACTAGGATTGAGACAAGGAGCAGGTGCATACACGGAAGCTGGTCTAGTGGGAACGGAGATGACGAGCTGCACGATGGTGAAAGCGGTCGTGTCCACGCCGCCGCACCCTCTCGCCGGTGAGATGGTTCCGCCAACACTCTTTGACCGTGCCACCTTCGACCTCTTGGTGCCTCTCGTGTTTGTGTACCCAGCACCGACTCCGTCTAACGAGGCGCTCAAGGTGGGGCTGAGCAGGGCCATGGCGGCGTACCCTCACCTGGCCGGACGCTTGGCCGTGGACAAGCGTGGCAGGCGTTGCATCCACGTCAACAACATGGGTGCGCTTGTCATAGAGGACGCTATGGCAGTGGACCTAGATAGCGTGGTGCTCGTGGACGCCGGCGTTGTCGCCGACCTGGGCGCATTGTACCCTATACTGCTTACGCCGGAGGTAAGGTTGCGCGCGCCCATCAGGACGGCGGCCGGAGCCAGGTGAGTAACAAGATCTAACTGACAGTAAGTGTATACACTTGTAGGAGACGACCGGGGCCGCCGTGCTGCAGATACAGCTCACCCGGTACAGGTGCGGCGGCCTTGTGATTGGCTTCGCCTTCCACCACAAGATCATGGACGGCACCGCCCTAGACGGCTTCCTGGCAACCTGGGCCATGGCGGTGCGCCAAGGCAGGGACTTCACCGCTCCATCCCCTTTCCTGGACCGCGGGATCCTCACAGCTGTGAATCCAACGACGCCGGTGTTCGACCACGGGTCGATCGAATTCAAGGGCCCCACTGATGCCCCTGCTCGCACGTGCAATAGGAAGACTATCAAGCTGAGCTTCACCTCCGAGTTCATGGCCGAGCTCAAGGCCCGCGTCGGCGCCCCTTGCACGACGTTCCAGTGCATGCTCGCGCACATGTGGAAGAAGACCACCCAGGACCGTGGTGTCAAGCCGGACGAGTTCACCCAGGTGAGGGTGGCCGTGAACTGCCGCGGCAGGGCCACCCCTCCCGTCCCGTCGGACTTGTTCGGCAACATGGTGCTGTGGGCATTCCCCAAGCTTCAGGCGCGGGACGTCCTGAGCTCCAGCTACGGCAGCGTGGTGTGCGCCATCCGCGATGCTGTCCAAGGTGTTGACGGAGACTACATCCGCTCCTTCCTGGACTTCGGCGCCATGGCGGACGCAGAAGGGCAGGAGCTCACGGCAACAGCGCCAGCCACCGGCACCATGTGC encodes:
- the LOC127319748 gene encoding tryptamine benzoyltransferase 1-like, with translation MTSCTMVKAVVSTPPHPLAGEMVPPTLFDRATFDLLVPLVFVYPAPTPSNEALKVGLSRAMAAYPHLAGRLAVDKRGRRCIHVNNMGALVIEDAMAVDLDSVVLVDAGVVADLGALYPILLTPEETTGAAVLQIQLTRYRCGGLVIGFAFHHKIMDGTALDGFLATWAMAVRQGRDFTAPSPFLDRGILTAVNPTTPVFDHGSIEFKGPTDAPARTCNRKTIKLSFTSEFMAELKARVGAPCTTFQCMLAHMWKKTTQDRGVKPDEFTQVRVAVNCRGRATPPVPSDLFGNMVLWAFPKLQARDVLSSSYGSVVCAIRDAVQGVDGDYIRSFLDFGAMADAEGQELTATAPATGTMCCPNLEVDSWLRFGYHKVDFGGGPPSPFLFPDIPAEGIMVLWPSLLDKGGVDVMIALAEEHVAPFQQICYLLL